The Columba livia isolate bColLiv1 breed racing homer chromosome 13, bColLiv1.pat.W.v2, whole genome shotgun sequence genome has a segment encoding these proteins:
- the HERPUD1 gene encoding homocysteine-responsive endoplasmic reticulum-resident ubiquitin-like domain member 1 protein, with the protein MAEALALLVRSPTQRHADLRLRGDPGWTVRRLKSELRRLVPDAPPEEEQKLIYSGKLLLDHHYLRELLPKDGELHALHLVYNFKSPANTQETSAEVKADPPKLSSAASQEPSVSSSNGERLRCSSGGQSLAEASHGLETTWHPFQSVAPGFSMYTTYSMLQMSWYQQIYARQYYMQYLASAAASADPSHARRSQEIPVAPVTPPAPLPDPFPAQNQPRNQNAAAQVNAVANQNMQMNAQGGPLMEEEEGGGNRDWLDWLYSATLFYVFVNIIYFYSSVSRFLLVMGGTVLMYLHHVGWFPFRRRLGQPLPGNVPPQAAGNQDQNNNLQGEDVGRENESRASPDEGQVLQELHQANPSFMSTVWIFFKTFFASLLPEGPGVTRN; encoded by the exons ATGGCCGAGGCGCTGGCGCTGCTTGTCCGGAGCCCCACGCAGCGGCACGCGGACCTGCGCCTTCGTGGCGACCCCGGATGGACCGTGCGCCGTCTTAAGTCCGAGCTGCGACGCCTCGTTCCCGATGCTCCG ccTGAAGAGGAACAAAAGCTGATTTATTCAGGGAAGTTATTGCTTGATCATCATTACCTGAGAGAGTTGCTGCCAAAG GATGGGGAGTTGCATGCTCTTCATTTGGTATACAACTTCAAGAGTCCTGCAAATACACAAGAAACCAGTGCAGAG GTTAAAGCTGATCCACCAAAGTTATCATCAGCAGCTAGCCAAGAACCATCTGTATCTTCCTCAAATGGTGAGAGACTGAGGTGCTCTTCTGGTGGCCAGTCTTTGGCAGAAGCCAGTCATGG GCTGGAAACAACTTGGCATCCCTTCCAAAGCGTGGCTCCTGGCTTCTCTATGTATACAACCTACAGCATGCTTCAGATGTCCTGGTACCAGCAGATCTATGCAAGACAATATTACATGCAATA CttggcttctgctgctgcatctgCTGACCCATCCCATGCACGACGTTCTCAGGAGATACCAGTGGCACCAGTGAcacctccagctcctctcccagACCCATTTCCTGCACAAAACCAGCCTAGAAACCAGAATGCTGCTGCCCAGGTTAATGCTGTGGCCAACCAGAACATGCAGATGAATGCCCAAGGGGGTCCCCtcatggaggaagaagaggggggTGGCAATCGAGATTGGTTGGACTGGCTCTACTCAGCAACACTGTTCTACGTTTTTGTCAACATTATCTATTTCTACTCCAGTGTCAGCAGGTTCCTCCTGGTTATGGGTGGCACTGTTCTGATGTATCT GCACCATGTTGGATGGTTTCCATTTAGACGAAGACTAGGTCAGCCCTTGCCTGGCAATGTTCCTCCTCAAGCTGCTGGAAACCAGGACCAGAACAATAACTTACAG GGGGAAGATGTGGGCAGAGAAAATGAGTCTCGGGCATCTCCTGATGAAGGACAAGTTTTACAAGAACTGCATCAGGCAAACCCTTCATTTATGAGCAcagtgtggatttttttcaagaCTTTCTTTGCATCCCTCCTACCAGAAGGGCCTGGAGTGACCCGCAACTGA
- the LOC102088280 gene encoding partitioning defective 6 homolog alpha isoform X2, with protein MAKHHRTPARSAEPVIEVKSKFDAEFRRFAMKRSGAGSFQDFYRLLQTVHQIPRVDVLLGYTDIHGDLLPINNDDNYHKALSSANPLLRVIIQKKESDASVFASNSLQRKKKGLLRPTHYRAKPHLLIGMPQDFRQISSIIDVDILPETHRRVRLHKHGSDKPLGFYIRDGVSVRVAPQGVEKVPGIFISRLVKGGLAESTGLLAVSDEILEVNGIDVAGKSLDQVTDMMVANSHNLIITVKPANQRNNVIRSSKASGSSGMSTDSTPSQQTPSPASQYLSNYSTAESDEEGDLVIESDSASHYMPGGCPNGGPADGPLQRSVSPHSSRGSLQSLGSHDGSPGRGSGREDGTLLTL; from the exons ATGGCCAAGCACCACCGCACGCCGGCGCGCTCCGCCGAGCCCGTCATCGAGGTCAAGAGCAAG TTTGATGCCGAATTTCGCCGCTTTGCCATGAAACGCTCCGGTGCAGGCAGCTTCCAGGACTTCTACCGCTTGCTGCAGACGGTGCACCAGATCCCACGGGTGGATGTGCTCCTGGGCTACACAGACATCCATGGTGACCTCCTGCCAATCAACAACGATGACAACTACCACAAAGCCCTGTCCTCTGCCAACCCCCTCCTCAGGGTCATCATCCAGAAGAAGG AGTCTGATGCCAGCGTCTTCGCCTCGAACTCCTTGCAGCGGAAGAAGAAGGGGCTACTGCGCCCCACGCACTACCGAGCCAAGCCTCACCTCCTCATCGGGATGCCCCAGGACTTCCGCCAGATCTCTTCCATCATCGATGTGGACATCCTGCCCGAGACCCACCGCCGTGTGCGGCTCCACAAGCATGGCTCTGACAAGCCGCTGGGCTTCTACATCCGTGACGGCGTTAGCGTGCGTGTGGCCCCGCAGGGTGTTGAGAAGGTGCCTGGCATCTTCATCTCCCGCCTGGTGAAGGGCGGCTTGGCCgagagcacagggctgctggcGGTGAGCGACGAGATCCTGGAGGTCAATGGCATCGATGTGGCCGGCAAGTCCTTGGACCAGGTGACAGATATGATGGTGGCCAACAGCCACAACCTCATAATCACCGTTAAACCGGCCAACCAGCGCAACAACGTCATTCGCAGCAGCAAGGCCTCGGGCAGCTCGGGCATGTCCACAGacagcacccccagccagcAGACGCCCAGCCCGGCCTCACAGTATCTGAGCAACTACAGCACGGCCGAGAGCGACGAGGAGGGCGACCTGGTCATCGAGAGCGACAGTGCATCCCACTACATGCCCGGGGGCTGCCCCAACGGGGGCCCTGCGGACGGACCCCTCCAGCGGAGCGTGTCCCCGCACAGCTCGCGGGGCTCCCTGCAGTCCCTTGGCAGCCACGACGGCAGCCCTGGCCGGGGCAGCGGGCGGGAGGACGGCACCCTGCTCACCCTATAG
- the LOC102088280 gene encoding partitioning defective 6 homolog alpha isoform X1 — MAKHHRTPARSAEPVIEVKSKFDAEFRRFAMKRSGAGSFQDFYRLLQTVHQIPRVDVLLGYTDIHGDLLPINNDDNYHKALSSANPLLRVIIQKKAESDASVFASNSLQRKKKGLLRPTHYRAKPHLLIGMPQDFRQISSIIDVDILPETHRRVRLHKHGSDKPLGFYIRDGVSVRVAPQGVEKVPGIFISRLVKGGLAESTGLLAVSDEILEVNGIDVAGKSLDQVTDMMVANSHNLIITVKPANQRNNVIRSSKASGSSGMSTDSTPSQQTPSPASQYLSNYSTAESDEEGDLVIESDSASHYMPGGCPNGGPADGPLQRSVSPHSSRGSLQSLGSHDGSPGRGSGREDGTLLTL; from the exons ATGGCCAAGCACCACCGCACGCCGGCGCGCTCCGCCGAGCCCGTCATCGAGGTCAAGAGCAAG TTTGATGCCGAATTTCGCCGCTTTGCCATGAAACGCTCCGGTGCAGGCAGCTTCCAGGACTTCTACCGCTTGCTGCAGACGGTGCACCAGATCCCACGGGTGGATGTGCTCCTGGGCTACACAGACATCCATGGTGACCTCCTGCCAATCAACAACGATGACAACTACCACAAAGCCCTGTCCTCTGCCAACCCCCTCCTCAGGGTCATCATCCAGAAGAAGG CAGAGTCTGATGCCAGCGTCTTCGCCTCGAACTCCTTGCAGCGGAAGAAGAAGGGGCTACTGCGCCCCACGCACTACCGAGCCAAGCCTCACCTCCTCATCGGGATGCCCCAGGACTTCCGCCAGATCTCTTCCATCATCGATGTGGACATCCTGCCCGAGACCCACCGCCGTGTGCGGCTCCACAAGCATGGCTCTGACAAGCCGCTGGGCTTCTACATCCGTGACGGCGTTAGCGTGCGTGTGGCCCCGCAGGGTGTTGAGAAGGTGCCTGGCATCTTCATCTCCCGCCTGGTGAAGGGCGGCTTGGCCgagagcacagggctgctggcGGTGAGCGACGAGATCCTGGAGGTCAATGGCATCGATGTGGCCGGCAAGTCCTTGGACCAGGTGACAGATATGATGGTGGCCAACAGCCACAACCTCATAATCACCGTTAAACCGGCCAACCAGCGCAACAACGTCATTCGCAGCAGCAAGGCCTCGGGCAGCTCGGGCATGTCCACAGacagcacccccagccagcAGACGCCCAGCCCGGCCTCACAGTATCTGAGCAACTACAGCACGGCCGAGAGCGACGAGGAGGGCGACCTGGTCATCGAGAGCGACAGTGCATCCCACTACATGCCCGGGGGCTGCCCCAACGGGGGCCCTGCGGACGGACCCCTCCAGCGGAGCGTGTCCCCGCACAGCTCGCGGGGCTCCCTGCAGTCCCTTGGCAGCCACGACGGCAGCCCTGGCCGGGGCAGCGGGCGGGAGGACGGCACCCTGCTCACCCTATAG
- the ENKD1 gene encoding enkurin domain-containing protein 1 isoform X1, whose translation MKWRWFLWQRGSRMCEGPSRISGPIPPDPTLFPDYYKRPFSARGRLEGNAQKLDFTSGSLDPLPNPYPALGSARQVQPAPRIRPSGKDFLEKGQKGTLGLLLQLEGISLGGGMPIKRKESKDHEKENVRRIKEIQKKCKERERAQEHSQPKPVKALWKSQKYENVESKVKAKLQESSPPPNPEALKFLRAYSRCGSGIKPCRPLSPRPARTRAAADAAAPDVLGAETKPAGEEGAVAQTDGGAAAKPARSRHAAWSYHDAGEPAAGDPQQSEAERGAADKGAGDAASAHRHAQHAEEAGRSGEEALPDRRGHQNFLKAQGLHQAGLLSRWGWVCCGALREHPSSLGRNDHHLGREGEEGKFRTLGPRRCWYSVQRAAIVSCSPSSAVCPPGKRVGDALIYSVVWRTVVSVLLDLSDISSLLWIHGVTSYFSIFSPLLEGGRTSLVLLPVVFLVLFLLSWAMLIAHSGQLQAGLHTNLVLYPCCVCPGPCCLGWL comes from the exons ATGAAG TGGCGTTGGTTTTTgtggcagaggggcagcaggatGTGTGAAGGGCCATCCAGGATTTCTGGCCCCATTCCTCCAGACCCTACGCTCTTCCCAGACTATTACAAACGCCCCTTCTCAG CTCGAGGGAGGCTGGAAGGGAATGCTCAGAAGCTGGATTTTACCTCTGGCTCTCTGGACCCACTTCCCAACCCATACCCTGCTTTGGGCAGTGCCCGTCAGGTCCAGCCAGCCCCTCGCATTCGCCCCAGTGGAAAGGATTTCCTGGAGAAGGGACAGAAGGGGACACTCGGTCTTTTACTGCAGCTTGAAGGGATCTCCCTTGGCGGGGGGATGCCCATCAAGA GAAAAGAGTCCAAGGACCACGAGAAGGAAAATGTGAGGCGAATAAAGGAGATTCAGAAGAAGTGCAAAGAGAGGGAGCGAGCCCAAGAGCACAGCCAGCCCAAGCCTGTGAAAGCTCTGTGGAAATCCCAGAAGTATGAAAACGTGGAGTCAAAGGTGAAGGCCAAACTGCAG GAGAGCTCCCCACCTCCAAATCCAGAGGCTCTGAAGTTCCTGAGGGCATATTCTCGCTGCGGCTCTGGCATCAAGCCATGCAGACCGCTCTCCCCGAGACCTGCCAGAACGAGAGCTGCGGCAGACGCAGCGGCTCCAGATGTGCTCGGTGCTGAAACCAAG cctgctggagaggaaggagctgTGGCGCAGACAGACGGAGGAGCGGCTGCGAAACCTGCCAGATCCCGACATGCCGCCTGGTCATACCATGATGCCGGAGAGCCAGCGGCTGGAGACCCTCAGCAATCTGAAGCAGa gCGAGGAGCAGCTGATAAAGGAGCTGGTGATGCTGCCAGTGCGCACAGACACGCTCAGCATGCAGAAGAAGCGGGTAGATCTGGAGAGGAAGCTCTCCCAGATAGAAGAGGCCATCAAAATTTTCTCAAGGCCCAAGGTCTTCATCAAGCTGGACTCCTGAGCCGGTGGGGCTGGGTGTGTTGTGGTGCTCTGCGTGAACATCCTTCGTCACTGGGAAGGAACGATCATCAtttggggagggaaggagaggaaggcaAGTTCAGGACCCTGGGCCCACGGAGGTGCTGGTACAGTGTCCAACGTGCAGCCATTGTCTCTTGCTCACCCTCCAGCGCTGTCTGTCCTCCAGGGAAAAGGGTGGGAGATGCCCTAATATACTCTGTAGTCTGGAGAACAGTTGTCTCTGTGCTGCTTGACCTCTCAGACATCAGTTCTCTGCTCTGGATCCATGGCGTCAcctcttatttttccattttttccccacttctaGAAGGTGGTAGGACGTCTcttgtgctgctgcctgtggtgTTCCTTGTCCTCTTTCTCCTGAGCTGGGCCATGCTCATCGCTCATTctgggcagctgcaggctggtCTGCACACAAACCTCGTGCTGTACCCCTGCTGTGTGTGCCCTGGTCCTTGCTGTTTGGGCTGGCTGTAG
- the ENKD1 gene encoding enkurin domain-containing protein 1 isoform X2: protein MCEGPSRISGPIPPDPTLFPDYYKRPFSARGRLEGNAQKLDFTSGSLDPLPNPYPALGSARQVQPAPRIRPSGKDFLEKGQKGTLGLLLQLEGISLGGGMPIKRKESKDHEKENVRRIKEIQKKCKERERAQEHSQPKPVKALWKSQKYENVESKVKAKLQESSPPPNPEALKFLRAYSRCGSGIKPCRPLSPRPARTRAAADAAAPDVLGAETKPAGEEGAVAQTDGGAAAKPARSRHAAWSYHDAGEPAAGDPQQSEAERGAADKGAGDAASAHRHAQHAEEAGRSGEEALPDRRGHQNFLKAQGLHQAGLLSRWGWVCCGALREHPSSLGRNDHHLGREGEEGKFRTLGPRRCWYSVQRAAIVSCSPSSAVCPPGKRVGDALIYSVVWRTVVSVLLDLSDISSLLWIHGVTSYFSIFSPLLEGGRTSLVLLPVVFLVLFLLSWAMLIAHSGQLQAGLHTNLVLYPCCVCPGPCCLGWL, encoded by the exons atGTGTGAAGGGCCATCCAGGATTTCTGGCCCCATTCCTCCAGACCCTACGCTCTTCCCAGACTATTACAAACGCCCCTTCTCAG CTCGAGGGAGGCTGGAAGGGAATGCTCAGAAGCTGGATTTTACCTCTGGCTCTCTGGACCCACTTCCCAACCCATACCCTGCTTTGGGCAGTGCCCGTCAGGTCCAGCCAGCCCCTCGCATTCGCCCCAGTGGAAAGGATTTCCTGGAGAAGGGACAGAAGGGGACACTCGGTCTTTTACTGCAGCTTGAAGGGATCTCCCTTGGCGGGGGGATGCCCATCAAGA GAAAAGAGTCCAAGGACCACGAGAAGGAAAATGTGAGGCGAATAAAGGAGATTCAGAAGAAGTGCAAAGAGAGGGAGCGAGCCCAAGAGCACAGCCAGCCCAAGCCTGTGAAAGCTCTGTGGAAATCCCAGAAGTATGAAAACGTGGAGTCAAAGGTGAAGGCCAAACTGCAG GAGAGCTCCCCACCTCCAAATCCAGAGGCTCTGAAGTTCCTGAGGGCATATTCTCGCTGCGGCTCTGGCATCAAGCCATGCAGACCGCTCTCCCCGAGACCTGCCAGAACGAGAGCTGCGGCAGACGCAGCGGCTCCAGATGTGCTCGGTGCTGAAACCAAG cctgctggagaggaaggagctgTGGCGCAGACAGACGGAGGAGCGGCTGCGAAACCTGCCAGATCCCGACATGCCGCCTGGTCATACCATGATGCCGGAGAGCCAGCGGCTGGAGACCCTCAGCAATCTGAAGCAGa gCGAGGAGCAGCTGATAAAGGAGCTGGTGATGCTGCCAGTGCGCACAGACACGCTCAGCATGCAGAAGAAGCGGGTAGATCTGGAGAGGAAGCTCTCCCAGATAGAAGAGGCCATCAAAATTTTCTCAAGGCCCAAGGTCTTCATCAAGCTGGACTCCTGAGCCGGTGGGGCTGGGTGTGTTGTGGTGCTCTGCGTGAACATCCTTCGTCACTGGGAAGGAACGATCATCAtttggggagggaaggagaggaaggcaAGTTCAGGACCCTGGGCCCACGGAGGTGCTGGTACAGTGTCCAACGTGCAGCCATTGTCTCTTGCTCACCCTCCAGCGCTGTCTGTCCTCCAGGGAAAAGGGTGGGAGATGCCCTAATATACTCTGTAGTCTGGAGAACAGTTGTCTCTGTGCTGCTTGACCTCTCAGACATCAGTTCTCTGCTCTGGATCCATGGCGTCAcctcttatttttccattttttccccacttctaGAAGGTGGTAGGACGTCTcttgtgctgctgcctgtggtgTTCCTTGTCCTCTTTCTCCTGAGCTGGGCCATGCTCATCGCTCATTctgggcagctgcaggctggtCTGCACACAAACCTCGTGCTGTACCCCTGCTGTGTGTGCCCTGGTCCTTGCTGTTTGGGCTGGCTGTAG
- the ENKD1 gene encoding enkurin domain-containing protein 1 isoform X4 — MCEGPSRISGPIPPDPTLFPDYYKRPFSARGRLEGNAQKLDFTSGSLDPLPNPYPALGSARQVQPAPRIRPSGKDFLEKGQKGTLGLLLQLEGISLGGGMPIKRKESKDHEKENVRRIKEIQKKCKERERAQEHSQPKPVKALWKSQKYENVESKVKAKLQESSPPPNPEALKFLRAYSRCGSGIKPCRPLSPRPARTRAAADAAAPDVLGAETKMQVEGTSIDFIKHNARNAKRAPLRRSQSLQALAELLEQKHREQEEYNARQKGHVPQYLLERKELWRRQTEERLRNLPDPDMPPGHTMMPESQRLETLSNLKQSEEQLIKELVMLPVRTDTLSMQKKRVDLERKLSQIEEAIKIFSRPKVFIKLDS; from the exons atGTGTGAAGGGCCATCCAGGATTTCTGGCCCCATTCCTCCAGACCCTACGCTCTTCCCAGACTATTACAAACGCCCCTTCTCAG CTCGAGGGAGGCTGGAAGGGAATGCTCAGAAGCTGGATTTTACCTCTGGCTCTCTGGACCCACTTCCCAACCCATACCCTGCTTTGGGCAGTGCCCGTCAGGTCCAGCCAGCCCCTCGCATTCGCCCCAGTGGAAAGGATTTCCTGGAGAAGGGACAGAAGGGGACACTCGGTCTTTTACTGCAGCTTGAAGGGATCTCCCTTGGCGGGGGGATGCCCATCAAGA GAAAAGAGTCCAAGGACCACGAGAAGGAAAATGTGAGGCGAATAAAGGAGATTCAGAAGAAGTGCAAAGAGAGGGAGCGAGCCCAAGAGCACAGCCAGCCCAAGCCTGTGAAAGCTCTGTGGAAATCCCAGAAGTATGAAAACGTGGAGTCAAAGGTGAAGGCCAAACTGCAG GAGAGCTCCCCACCTCCAAATCCAGAGGCTCTGAAGTTCCTGAGGGCATATTCTCGCTGCGGCTCTGGCATCAAGCCATGCAGACCGCTCTCCCCGAGACCTGCCAGAACGAGAGCTGCGGCAGACGCAGCGGCTCCAGATGTGCTCGGTGCTGAAACCAAG aTGCAGGTGGAGGGCACGAGCATTGACTTCATTAAGCACAACGCCCGCAACGCTAAGCGGGCCCCGCTGCGGCGTTCCCAGTCCCTGCAGGCACTGGccgagctgctggagcagaagcaCCGGGAGCAGGAGGAGTACAAcgccaggcaaaagggccacGTCCCCCAGTA cctgctggagaggaaggagctgTGGCGCAGACAGACGGAGGAGCGGCTGCGAAACCTGCCAGATCCCGACATGCCGCCTGGTCATACCATGATGCCGGAGAGCCAGCGGCTGGAGACCCTCAGCAATCTGAAGCAGa gCGAGGAGCAGCTGATAAAGGAGCTGGTGATGCTGCCAGTGCGCACAGACACGCTCAGCATGCAGAAGAAGCGGGTAGATCTGGAGAGGAAGCTCTCCCAGATAGAAGAGGCCATCAAAATTTTCTCAAGGCCCAAGGTCTTCATCAAGCTGGACTCCTGA
- the ENKD1 gene encoding enkurin domain-containing protein 1 isoform X3, with amino-acid sequence MCEGPSRISGPIPPDPTLFPDYYKRPFSARGRLEGNAQKLDFTSGSLDPLPNPYPALGSARQVQPAPRIRPSGKDFLEKGQKGTLGLLLQLEGISLGGGMPIKRKESKDHEKENVRRIKEIQKKCKERERAQEHSQPKPVKALWKSQKYENVESKVKAKLQESSPPPNPEALKFLRAYSRCGSGIKPCRPLSPRPARTRAAADAAAPDVLGAETKMQVEGTSIDFIKHNARNAKRAPLRRSQSLQALAELLEQKHREQEEYNARQKGHVPQYLLERKELWRRQTEERLRNLPDPDMPPGHTMMPESQRLETLSNLKQSKRKRNGGSSSDKQARSS; translated from the exons atGTGTGAAGGGCCATCCAGGATTTCTGGCCCCATTCCTCCAGACCCTACGCTCTTCCCAGACTATTACAAACGCCCCTTCTCAG CTCGAGGGAGGCTGGAAGGGAATGCTCAGAAGCTGGATTTTACCTCTGGCTCTCTGGACCCACTTCCCAACCCATACCCTGCTTTGGGCAGTGCCCGTCAGGTCCAGCCAGCCCCTCGCATTCGCCCCAGTGGAAAGGATTTCCTGGAGAAGGGACAGAAGGGGACACTCGGTCTTTTACTGCAGCTTGAAGGGATCTCCCTTGGCGGGGGGATGCCCATCAAGA GAAAAGAGTCCAAGGACCACGAGAAGGAAAATGTGAGGCGAATAAAGGAGATTCAGAAGAAGTGCAAAGAGAGGGAGCGAGCCCAAGAGCACAGCCAGCCCAAGCCTGTGAAAGCTCTGTGGAAATCCCAGAAGTATGAAAACGTGGAGTCAAAGGTGAAGGCCAAACTGCAG GAGAGCTCCCCACCTCCAAATCCAGAGGCTCTGAAGTTCCTGAGGGCATATTCTCGCTGCGGCTCTGGCATCAAGCCATGCAGACCGCTCTCCCCGAGACCTGCCAGAACGAGAGCTGCGGCAGACGCAGCGGCTCCAGATGTGCTCGGTGCTGAAACCAAG aTGCAGGTGGAGGGCACGAGCATTGACTTCATTAAGCACAACGCCCGCAACGCTAAGCGGGCCCCGCTGCGGCGTTCCCAGTCCCTGCAGGCACTGGccgagctgctggagcagaagcaCCGGGAGCAGGAGGAGTACAAcgccaggcaaaagggccacGTCCCCCAGTA cctgctggagaggaaggagctgTGGCGCAGACAGACGGAGGAGCGGCTGCGAAACCTGCCAGATCCCGACATGCCGCCTGGTCATACCATGATGCCGGAGAGCCAGCGGCTGGAGACCCTCAGCAATCTGAAGCAGagtaagaggaaaagaaacGGGGGTTCCAGCTCAGATAAACAG gCGAGGAGCAGCTGA
- the GFOD2 gene encoding glucose-fructose oxidoreductase domain-containing protein 2 isoform X2, whose amino-acid sequence MVTAARYYPKLMSIVGNVLRFLPAFVKMKQLIEEHYVGNVMICDVRVYGGSLLSHKYNWICDELMGGGGLHTMGTYIIDLLTHLIGRRAEKVHGLLKTFVKQNTAISGIRHVTSDDFCFFQMLMSEGVCCTVTLNFNMPGSFIHEVMIVGSTGRLIARGTDLYGQKNTALQEELLFTDSLTVNKGLLDKGFKDIPLLYLKGMVYMAQALRQSFQDQEDRRTWDHKPVSMAASFEDGLYMQSVVEAIKKSSRSGEWEAVEVMTEEPDANQNLCEALQRNNL is encoded by the coding sequence ATGGTCACAGCTGCCAGGTATTACCCCAAGCTGATGAGCATCGTTGGCAATGTTCTCCGTTTCTTGCCTGCCTTTGTGAAGATGAAGCAGTTGATAGAAGAACACTACGTGGGCAACGTGATGATCTGTGACGTACGGGTTTATGGGGGAAGCCTGCTCAGCCACAAGTACAACTGGATCTGCGACGAGCTGATGGGAGGAGGAGGTCTGCATACGATGGGAACCTACATCATCGACCTCCTAACTCACCTCATCggcaggagagcagagaagGTCCACGGTTTGCTCAAGACTTTTGTGAAGCAGAACACGGCTATCAGCGGGATCCGCCACGTCACTAGCGATGACTTCTGCTTTTTCCAGATGCTAATGAGTGAGGGTGTCTGTTGCACTGTGACACTCAACTTCAACATGCCTGGATCATTCATCCATGAAGTCATGATCGTTGGGTCTACCGGGCGACTCATAGCTCGTGGGACGGACTTGTATGGGCAGAAAAACACCGCGCTCCAAGAAGAACTACTGTTTACAGACTCTCTGACTGTCAACAAGGGCCTTTTGGATAAGGGGTTTAAAGACATCCCGCTGCTGTACCTAAAAGGGATGGTGTACATGGCGCAAGCACTGCGGCAGTCTTTCCAAGACCAGGAAGACCGTCGGACTTGGGATCATAAACCTGTCTCCATGGCAGCCTCTTTTGAAGATGGTCTGTACATGCAGAGTGTAGTAGAGGCCATCAAGAAATCCAGCAGGTCAGGGGAGTGGGAGGCTGTGGAGGTGATGACCGAGGAACCAGATGCAAATCAAAACCTCTGCGAGGCACTTCAGAGAAATAACTTATGA